One segment of Candidatus Eremiobacterota bacterium DNA contains the following:
- a CDS encoding DUF4910 domain-containing protein, translating to MQNWHYNKSDLIRAFQDVGIEKGDTINVQVSLGRLGFPQEGPKIDIASLLLIQTLREAIGEQGTILVPVYTYSIGKGEIFDVQNTPSAIGEFTEMFRKMPGVTRSADPMLSTAGIGPMAESLLKDISRSCYGKGSLFHKMRAAGAKICTVGVGLNYATFRHHIEESAEVPFRFKKLFSGFVKEKGETRYETWEYFAAILQDNCSPDGSRLEKMARDEGLVSIASVGRGEVLCIEAQSYFEYGFKHMKKDPWLTAKGPSCSVQELIRREDERVTSHKAEIRIPETASMFQITEILSQLRRDIVSEGYDVALDAVARILSIKIHEYCTGEECWTWIIPEKWTCNGVFIKTIDGKEPDYGVGSFLNVVPYSQPYKGIVTRDELSKHLYNSLVSFQSNPYDSLIFARDWAIWCSEDLKSKLLDDTYQISIDTSFSYGSLKIGEVLAKGKRDDNIVFCCHLDNSFWVNDGLAGVAVLLEVFEELCKRSDLNFSYRLLVIPAFYGPIAFLSHNEHLINRMIGGICVEALCDDGDISLSLSKRGDTQFDKCCLLAMREFEPLFMNLDTGDLTLNDARIFNSYAVNVPMVSISAIPAKKDSCIPKTDSDSNGDISRITAQTQMEKARHFILKVIEIWEKNYIPIPLYKGYPCLHKFLSYHPLDDREKEVAVTLKIISLINGENSLVEIAALSKEPINKVIEIMNLLLLNNLIKKKE from the coding sequence ATGCAGAATTGGCATTATAATAAATCCGATCTCATAAGGGCCTTCCAAGATGTAGGAATAGAAAAAGGCGACACTATAAATGTACAGGTGAGTCTTGGGAGATTAGGTTTTCCTCAAGAAGGCCCAAAAATTGATATTGCATCTCTTTTACTCATTCAAACACTGCGTGAAGCAATCGGTGAGCAGGGAACCATTCTGGTCCCCGTATATACGTATTCCATCGGAAAGGGTGAAATCTTTGATGTTCAGAATACCCCTTCTGCAATTGGAGAATTCACGGAAATGTTCAGAAAGATGCCTGGTGTGACAAGATCTGCAGATCCGATGCTCTCAACGGCAGGAATTGGCCCAATGGCTGAATCGTTGCTTAAAGATATTTCCAGGAGTTGTTATGGAAAGGGAAGTCTTTTTCATAAAATGAGGGCTGCGGGAGCAAAGATCTGCACTGTGGGTGTGGGACTCAACTATGCAACATTTCGCCATCACATAGAAGAGAGTGCCGAGGTTCCCTTTCGTTTTAAGAAATTGTTCTCAGGATTTGTAAAAGAAAAGGGAGAGACTCGCTATGAGACATGGGAGTATTTTGCCGCAATATTGCAGGACAACTGCTCACCCGATGGCTCGCGTCTTGAAAAAATGGCTCGTGATGAAGGATTAGTCAGTATTGCGAGTGTGGGGAGAGGAGAAGTGTTATGTATCGAAGCGCAATCATACTTTGAATATGGCTTCAAACATATGAAAAAGGACCCTTGGCTCACTGCTAAGGGCCCTTCTTGTTCGGTACAAGAACTAATCAGACGTGAAGATGAGCGAGTGACCTCACACAAAGCAGAAATCAGAATTCCTGAAACTGCATCAATGTTCCAAATAACAGAGATTCTGTCCCAACTCAGGCGTGATATAGTCTCTGAAGGGTACGATGTTGCGTTGGATGCAGTCGCTCGAATACTATCTATCAAGATTCATGAGTATTGCACAGGCGAAGAATGCTGGACATGGATTATTCCGGAAAAATGGACCTGCAATGGAGTCTTCATAAAGACAATCGACGGAAAAGAACCGGATTATGGGGTTGGCAGTTTTTTGAATGTAGTTCCATATTCTCAGCCCTATAAGGGAATAGTGACAAGAGATGAACTTTCTAAGCATTTGTATAACTCCCTAGTTTCATTTCAATCAAACCCATATGATTCTCTCATCTTCGCACGAGATTGGGCCATTTGGTGTTCTGAAGATTTGAAATCGAAGTTATTAGATGATACCTATCAGATTTCAATTGATACTTCATTCAGTTACGGTTCTTTGAAGATTGGAGAGGTGCTTGCAAAAGGAAAGAGGGACGATAATATAGTGTTCTGTTGTCATCTGGACAATAGTTTTTGGGTGAATGACGGTCTTGCGGGAGTTGCTGTTCTTCTCGAAGTATTTGAGGAGTTGTGCAAGCGGTCCGATTTGAACTTTTCTTATAGATTGTTAGTAATCCCTGCCTTTTATGGTCCCATTGCGTTTTTATCTCACAATGAGCATCTGATTAACAGAATGATAGGAGGTATCTGTGTTGAGGCTCTTTGTGATGATGGCGATATTTCTCTGTCTCTTTCAAAACGCGGTGACACACAATTTGATAAGTGCTGTTTACTTGCCATGAGGGAATTTGAACCGTTATTCATGAATCTGGACACAGGTGATTTGACACTTAATGATGCAAGGATATTTAATTCTTATGCAGTGAATGTGCCAATGGTATCGATCTCTGCAATACCTGCCAAGAAAGATTCTTGCATTCCTAAGACAGATTCTGATTCCAATGGAGATATTTCCCGCATAACAGCACAAACCCAAATGGAAAAGGCCAGGCATTTCATTTTGAAAGTCATTGAGATTTGGGAGAAGAACTATATTCCAATTCCTTTATATAAAGGGTATCCTTGCTTGCATAAGTTCCTGAGTTATCATCCTCTTGATGATCGGGAAAAGGAAGTTGCCGTCACATTGAAAATCATAAGTTTGATAAACGGCGAGAATTCTTTGGTAGAGATAGCCGCTTTGAGTAAAGAGCCTATTAATAAAGTAATAGAGATAATGAATCTTCTTTTATTGAATAATTTGATAAAAAAGAAAGAATAA